AACCACTTCGGCACCTTCTTTATCTAAAATACCGCGGCGCGTTTGTGGTCCAAGATGAACATTTGCAATGTCTTTGATTCGAATAGACGTGAAATTTTCAGAAGCGACCACCGCATTTTCGATATCAGCAACAGATTTCACATACCCCAGACCACGAACCAAGTATTCCGCTTGATTAATTTCCAACGTCTGCGCACCGATGTCTTGATTGCTTTCCTTGACCGCCTTTACAATTTCACTTAAGCCGATGTTGTACTGCCGCATTTTCTCAGGGTCAACATCCACTTGGTATTCTTGGACGTAACCACCAATTGAAGCCACTTCAGAAACACCGCTTGCCGAAGACAATCCGTATTTCACATAATAATCCTGTATGCTACGCAATTCCTGTAAATCCCAACCGCCAGTTACGTTGCCATTTTTATCTCGACCTTCCAGCGTGTACCAAAATATCTGCCCTAATCCCGTAGCGTCTGGACCCAATGCAGGGTTTACACCATCGGGCAACAAATTAGCGGGAAGGGAATTAAGTTTTTCGAGAATACGGCTACGTGACCAGTAGAATTCTACATCTTCTTCAAAAATGATATAGATACTGGAAAACCCGAACATTGAAGAGCTTCTGATTGTCTTGACACCAGGAATGCCCAACAATGAAGTTGTGAGAGGATAGGTAATCTGGTCTTCGATATCCTGCGGTGAACGCCCTTGCCATTTGGTAAAAACAATTTGCTGGTTTTCGCCGATGTCTGGAATGGCATCAACAGCTACAGGATCAGTTGGTAAAATACCTGTTTCCCAATTGAAGGGTGCGTTAACTACTCCCCAACCTACAAATAGGGCGAGTAATATTACGGCGACAAGTTTATTTTCAATGAGAAATTTTATGCTTTTATTTAGCATACGATTTGATTATTAGATAGTTGAAATTGTGCAAAATAGAAAATACTGTACACGAGATTTAGCCCACTACAGCGTAACTGTTGGGCTTTGTTTCAAAAGTCTAATAAATCAAATTAAAAAAGTCTGGTGCAGCACTTGCACATCCCGTTTGACAAAGGGGGGCGGGTAATCGATGAAAGGAACATCGTTAAATTCAGTTCCTTCAAAAAGACTTAAATACGAATATGTAAATGAGGCAACAAAGACTTGTTGCTCTAAGGTAAGTTGGTCAAATGAAACTTTTAAATCATCCTTTCCTTCTTTAACGACTTGCTTATCCGTACAACACGTTTTTTCTGAAAGGGTTGGGGTCTCACAACTGGTTGTAGCCTGAGCTTTTTCCATTCCACAAGTTTTCACTTTCTGAACGAATGAAAAATCTACCAAAGAATCTCCGCAATAATGCATATCAATAGTAAATGACATCGTAGTCATAAGAACTACGGCTGCCATAAAAATTGCCATTGATTTGTGAATAAATTGCTTCATTTAAATGCAAAATTACAAAAATTTAACAATTATTATTAAGATTAACATTTATTTGTTTTGCTAATAGTGGTTCCAAAAAAGCTATTTTTCTTTATTAGAAGCTATAAATGCTATGAAAATTAGAATTAAAAAATGTTCTTTATATTCATTTGGTACCGTATAGTAGCATCGTGAATTAGAGACTGGAAAACTGTGAAATGTTGTACCTATGTTGTACCCAAGGCATAAAAAAAGGCTTCCGATTTCTCGAAAGCCTTGCTCTGCTTAGTAGCGGGAACTGGACTCGAACCAGTGACCTTCGGGTTATGAGCCCGACGAGCTACCTACTGCTCTATCCCGCGATATGGGTTCCAATGCTTCCTTTAACGCTAGTTCATAATGCCAGCAGAATTATTGGACTGCAAAGATACAAAGGATTTAGAACCCTGCAAGATTATTTGCAGTATATTTTAACAATTGTCACCAAAAACTTCACCACTAGCTATCAGTTTACTAAATTTAACCATGGGCAAAAAATTTAAACGAATTCTACTAATAGCGCTCCTAATGCTATTGCTGTTCTTTGTTGTTCTTATTGGCACCAACATGTTCCTTAAAAACAAGGTGGAAAGCTTCACAAACAAAAGCCTTCCAAAGAATATTTCGGCTACCTACGACGATTTATCATTACACTTATTAGACGGTACACTTACCTACAAAAATGTTTCCGTAGCCTTAAAAAATAAGTCGAACGACTCTGTACACACGTATGTTTCCGCAGCACAAGTTATTGTCGAAGATTTAAGCTACTGGGATTATCTTTTTAATAAACAGATTCATATTGAAGATATCAAATTAAAATCTCCCAGTATTACATACCATAAAGACAAGCTCATAACCTCGTCAGATACATCTCAACATAAAGCATTTATTGCACTTGGAAAACCCCTCTTGGTAGACGAACTTAGTATAGACAACGCGAACATACTTTTTTTTGCTTCCTCTCAAGAAGACACCCTACTTCACGTACCAAATATAACCGTAGAAATAGACGATATTTTAGTAAACAATAACACCCTGAAAAAACGAATGCCCGTAAAATTTGGCGATTATCAAGCCAAGGCAGATTCTATATTTCTTAAAGTAGGTAGTTTTGAAACGCTAGCGATCGAGAAATTTGTTCTAAACGATAACAACGCACGCGTAAACAATATAAGACTTGCTACAAAATATAACAAACACACCTACGATAGAAAACTACAAAGAGAACGAGACCATTTCAATGTGTTTTTGCAAAAGTTAGACATCAACCAAATTAAGTTTGGATTTAAAAACCGAAAGTTCTTCGCCACTTCTCCTAAAATAGAATTAGACAGTATAGACGCCACCATTTACAGAAACAAATTAATAGCAGATGACCCAACAATAAAGCCATTATACAGTAAAATGCTGCGGGAGCTACCTATAGACATCACTATAGATACAGTTGCTATAAAAAACAGTGCGCTAACATATCAGGAAAAGGTAAAACAAGAACAACCACCAGGCACTATCTATTTCGATAATTTTAATGCTACCATAAACAATCTTAGTAATACGTACCCTAAAGGAACGAAAACAACAATTTCATCACAATCGAGATTTATGAAAGCTGCTCCCCTTCAAACAGATTGGGCTTTCGATGTTAATAGTCTCCAAGATAATTTTACGTTTAAAGCAGAATTAGGCGTGCTACCAGCTAGTAATATGAACACGTTTACCAAACCCAATTTACTCATAGAGTTAGAAGGAGAAACCGATAAAACATACTTTTCTATCTACGGAAACCACTCACAATCTACTATAGACATGCGTATTGACTATAAAAGTTTTAAAGTGAATCTGTTACGAGAGAATGGTAGAAAAAAGGACAAACTATTATCTGGGCTTATCAACCTATTCGTAAAAAAAGACAGTGGTTCTACTAGTGGTAAATTTAACGAAGGTAAAGCCACGGTAACACCAGACCGCACAAAGTCATTTTTTAATTATTTATGGTTAAATATCTCGGCTGGGCTTAAAAAGTGCTTGCTTTAACGTTCGGCAATCCAGGACATAGCTTCAATTCTGTTATCGGTATCAAAACTTTTTATTTGTGTGGGCAGAAATAAATTCTCAATTGCAACGCATGCTTTAATCCACTTAATATTGGTCACTAAGACAACCTTATTTAACTTGTCTGCATGTTCAATTTTAAAAAGGATTTCATTCACTATAGCGGGTATGGTGAAACGTTCTATACCATTATCTTCTAAATACAGGTTGATTTTACCAAACCGTTGCATCTTTTCTAAAATTTCATCATTAAGCGCCGCAATATGTTCTTCATCAACAACTCCAACGATAAAAAATCCGACGGTATCTTCAGAAAAGCTAAAACTTGAGTTCATTAGAAACGAATTTGTACTTCAAGATACTGAAATTTTTATTGCCCTAAATTTTCCGCAGAAAAAGAAGTAAGCTCCCCCGCAACAAATTCTACGGAAATAGTTATTGGGTTGCAGCAAACTTCACAATCTTCTACATACGTCTGCGATACGGAAGGATCTAACAACATAGAAACTTCTTCCCAACAGTAAGGACATTGAAAATAGTGCTCGAACATAGTAGTATTAGGTATTTGGTCCTAAGCGAAAAATAAATAACACCTCTCTTTTACTAGGATTAAGGACAACTTAGAAATCTACATTAAGCAATTGCCCAGTAAGTTGAAGCAATTCTAACTCGGCAAGCTTTGCTTCATATTTTGCTAAATTCTTATTGGTCTTAGCGTTCAGTAAGTTAATTTGAGCTTGTCGCAGCTCTACAGATGTAATTTGCCCTAACTTATAGCGCTCCTGAGAACGTTCGTAATTATTTGAAGCGGTAACTACATTTTGCTCTTGCAAACGAAACACTTCTAGTCTATTCTGATATGCATCGTTAGAATTGGCGACATCTCTCTTTACTTCATTTTCAATTTGCTTAAGCAACAATTGCTGTGTGTCTTTCTGAATTCGAAGGTTCTTTACATTTGTGATTCCACTACCACCATCAAACAAATCCCAAGTTAAACTTAGACCAGCTGCAAAACCCGTAGTTGTTCGCGAGCTTGCAAAACTTGTAACAGGAAACTCACCTTTGTTCCATCCATAAGAACCATTAAGCCCAACAGACGGTAAGTAAACAGATTTACTGGCTTTATAGTTATAATCTGAAATAGTAATATTTTTTCTAGCCTGTAATAAGCGTACATTATTGGTATCGGCCTTTTGAATAAACGTTTCAATTTGTAGTTCTCCAATAAAAGCTACTATGGTATCTACTGCAAAATTTCGTTCTAAGTCGCTATTCAACACTACGGTTAAATCACGTTTCGTATTACGCAATTGTTGTCTTGCATTTAATAGGTTTATACTGTCTGTAACAATATCAACTTCAGCATTTAGCACTTCTAGTTTATTTACTTGTCCATAATCGAACGCGTAACCTGCTCGCTTTAGTCTCGTTTTTGTGTTTTCAAATGTTTGCTTTAATACTTCAATATTTTCAGTGATACGGGCCACCTCATAGTACACAGAAAACAATTGTAAAATTGTAGTCTCAATTGTCTGCCTGGCCTGCAACTCGCCTAGGTTATAGCTTTCTTTTAAGCTTTTGTAGTCATACCAACGTCCTAAACCATCAAACAACGTATAATTAAGGTTGAGAGATGCGTTGTACTGAGTTGTTTCGGCTCCATTAACGATACTTGTAGAGCCATCGTTAAATGTTACTTCCTGATCTTCTAAATTGTAATTTGCACCTGCAAGACCCGTTAAAGATGGCAAGTAACCAGAATTTAAAATACTCTTATTGTTATCGGCAATTTCAAGGTCGTTATTTGCTATTTCTATTCCAAAATTATTCTGGAGAGTTTCTTCTATGGCATCTTGCTTAGTGAGTATTTCTTGAGCAGGGATACTACCAAAAATAAATAAGGCGAGTAGTAAGACTTTCAATTTAAGCCGCATGTTCTTCTTGTTTTTGTTCTTTAATAGCGCGTTCTACAGCTTCTTTTGGCACTTTATTACCCGAATACAACCATTTTGCACCTGTTTTGGTACTATTGGTTAGAGATAGCAGCAATGGCAAAATAATTAAAGTTAGAAGTGTAGCAATTCCTATTCCGTAGGCAATAGATATAGCCATAGGTTTTAAGAATTGTGCTTGTCTACTTTTTTCCATTAATAAAGGCGCAATACCAGCAATGGTTGTTAACGAGGTAAGAAAAATTGCTCTAAATCTAGATCGGCCAGCTTCGTACAAAGCCTCATCAAATTTCATTCCTTCGCGCAGATAACTATTAAACTTTCCTATTAGCACCAACCCATCATTCACCATAATACCAATAAGCGCAATAATTCCTAATGCTGAAAGTATATTTATCGGGAAATCGTGAATCCAATGCCCCCATGCTACCGCGATAAAACTAAACGGAATCATAAACATTAATAAAAGTGGCTGACTGTAACTTCGGAAGGTAAACGCTATCACCACGTAAATTAAGAATAAGATAATTGGCACCGCAGTTTTGGCAGAATTTGTTAGCTTATTAGCCTCTCTGTTTTGTCCTTCATATTGCACTGAAACTGTTGGATATTTCGACAAAAGATCTGGCATCACATTGCTTTGAAGGTCTGCTAGTATCTCGGTAGGACTTCCCTTAGGATCATCCATGTCTGCATTCACTTGTATTTCTCGAAGTCCGTTTAAGTGACTTATACTTTCATCTCCTCTTCTTATAGAATAGGTAGCTATTTCAGCAAAAGGCACACGCTGACCCCCTGGGGTAATAATGCGCATATCATCTAAATCGTTAATAGATTCTCGGTTAGAACGGTCGTAACGCACCCAAACCCGAATTTCATCCTGCCCACGTTGAAATCGTTGGGCTTGTAACCCAAAGAAACCTGAACGAACCTGCCCCATTACATCACGTAGGTTTAATCCGAGTGCATAAGCTGTTTCGTTAAGCTCTATATTAATTTCTTTGATACCTTCGGGGTCAGTATCAGAAACATCTGCCAGAAGTGGGTTATTCTCTAATATGGTTTTTAACTCGTCTTTTGCCCCTTTTAACTCTTCTGTATTATTCCCTAATAAGGAAATTGAAACAGGACTACCACCAAAATTACCTCCAGAACCAAAAGTTAATCGCTCTACTCCATATACTTGCCCAACCTCATCGCGTATTGCATTGGTAATCTCAGGAGAACCAAAATCTCGTTTTTCTCCAGGTAATAAATTCACCTTTAAAGATGCTTTGTTATTTCCGGGGCCAACTCTTTTTATAATATTTTCAACAACCTGAGCTTGTCCGGTCTGCTTTTCAGTAAAACGTTCATTTACTCTCCATGCGGCTGCTTCTACAGCAGTAATAATACTATCTGTTATCTTCGGATTGGTACCTTCAGGCATCAATAAATCTATACTAACACGGTCACTGGCAATACTCGGAAAAAAAGCACCACGTATAATGCCTCCCTGAAAAGAGCCAATAGTAATAATCATTAGGCCCAACAAAACTGCAAAGGTTACAAATCTGTTATTTAGCGTAAATCGCAACACCGGGCTATACAAGGTATCACGCAAATAACGCATAAATCTATCGCCATATTCATTAATAACTCTCAGCTTTTGAAAAACTTTGGCAAACCCTTTTTTCTGGCCTTTCTCTTCTTCAGATTCTCGTTTTAATGCTTTAGAATGTGCAATGTGAGCTGGAAGAATAATAAGCGCTTCAACCAGGGAGACTACAAGTGTTAAGATTACTATTACTGAAACTTCACTGAAAAAATCACCTATTCTACCATCTAGAAAAAGGAAGGTAGAAAATGCCAGAACGGTGGTTAATATGGCCGAAATAATTGGGGGAAGCACCTCCATGGTTCCATCGATAGCGGCCCTAACAGGAGATTTTCCTTTTTCGTAATGCTGATAAATATTTTCTGAAATCACAATACCATCATCAACCAAAATACCAATTACTATAATCATTCCGAAGAGAGACAAGACATTAATCGTAACGTCAAATTGCGCTGCAAAGATGAACATCCCTAAAAATGAAATAGGCAATCCAAATGCCACCCAGAAAGCAAGGCGGGTATTTAGAAAAAGTGATAGAAATATAAGTACCAAAATAATACCTACGGCGCCATTTTCAAGTAGTAAGTCTGTTCTATCGTTTAAACGAATAGATGAGTCGCTTACCACATCAATTTTTACACCCGAATGTTTTTGATTAAATTCATCTACATATGCATTAACCTGATCTGCTGTAGAAATTAAATCTTCATTGTTGGTGTTAGTAATTTCTACGTTTACGGCAACATTTCCGTTGAAATAAGAGGCATTAGGAGTTTCAGAGAACCTATCTCTTACATTTGCAACATCTTGCAATCGAACCACAGTTCCGTTTGGATTAGCTCGAACTACTAAATTTGTTAGCTCATTTCCGTAATACGATCTATTATTAGCGCGAATTAAATAATCTTCGGCATCTGTTTTAATATTTCCACCCGTTGTTAAAATGTTTGCCTCAGAAACAGCAGCCGCAACCTCAGCAAAACTTAAGTTATAAGCTAACAGATCGTTTTCACGTACTGAAATCTCAATTTCTTCTTCAGGATAGCCTGTTATACTTATCTGAGAGATTCCGTCCATGGCTCGAAGATCATTTTCAATCTGCCTCCCAATTTGTTTTAGACTACTTAATTCTATATTGTCTCCACTTATTGCAAAATCTATAGTTTGTCTAATACGCTCTTGCTTTGCCACTACTAATGGCTCCATACCTGTAGGAAAATTAGGAACACGGTCTACAGCGTTTTTAACTTCGGCAAGCATGGCATCAATACCTTCACCACTTTCAATTTCAACAGTAATACTTCCCCCATTTTCTCTAGAGGTAGAAGTAACACGATCTACCCCAATTAGCCCTTTCAGATTATCTTCAATTTTTAAAATAACCCCTTCTTCAATTTCTTCGGGAGCTGCACCAGGATATGCAACACTAATACTTATAG
This Rasiella rasia DNA region includes the following protein-coding sequences:
- a CDS encoding HYC_CC_PP family protein, producing MKQFIHKSMAIFMAAVVLMTTMSFTIDMHYCGDSLVDFSFVQKVKTCGMEKAQATTSCETPTLSEKTCCTDKQVVKEGKDDLKVSFDQLTLEQQVFVASFTYSYLSLFEGTEFNDVPFIDYPPPFVKRDVQVLHQTFLI
- a CDS encoding CPXCG motif-containing cysteine-rich protein, which produces MFEHYFQCPYCWEEVSMLLDPSVSQTYVEDCEVCCNPITISVEFVAGELTSFSAENLGQ
- a CDS encoding AsmA family protein produces the protein MGKKFKRILLIALLMLLLFFVVLIGTNMFLKNKVESFTNKSLPKNISATYDDLSLHLLDGTLTYKNVSVALKNKSNDSVHTYVSAAQVIVEDLSYWDYLFNKQIHIEDIKLKSPSITYHKDKLITSSDTSQHKAFIALGKPLLVDELSIDNANILFFASSQEDTLLHVPNITVEIDDILVNNNTLKKRMPVKFGDYQAKADSIFLKVGSFETLAIEKFVLNDNNARVNNIRLATKYNKHTYDRKLQRERDHFNVFLQKLDINQIKFGFKNRKFFATSPKIELDSIDATIYRNKLIADDPTIKPLYSKMLRELPIDITIDTVAIKNSALTYQEKVKQEQPPGTIYFDNFNATINNLSNTYPKGTKTTISSQSRFMKAAPLQTDWAFDVNSLQDNFTFKAELGVLPASNMNTFTKPNLLIELEGETDKTYFSIYGNHSQSTIDMRIDYKSFKVNLLRENGRKKDKLLSGLINLFVKKDSGSTSGKFNEGKATVTPDRTKSFFNYLWLNISAGLKKCLL
- a CDS encoding SpoIIAA family protein is translated as MNSSFSFSEDTVGFFIVGVVDEEHIAALNDEILEKMQRFGKINLYLEDNGIERFTIPAIVNEILFKIEHADKLNKVVLVTNIKWIKACVAIENLFLPTQIKSFDTDNRIEAMSWIAER
- a CDS encoding efflux RND transporter permease subunit — translated: MRKIISYFIKYDVAVNVLLLAFFIFGIVGMLQLKSSFFPLQESETISISVAYPGAAPEEIEEGVILKIEDNLKGLIGVDRVTSTSRENGGSITVEIESGEGIDAMLAEVKNAVDRVPNFPTGMEPLVVAKQERIRQTIDFAISGDNIELSSLKQIGRQIENDLRAMDGISQISITGYPEEEIEISVRENDLLAYNLSFAEVAAAVSEANILTTGGNIKTDAEDYLIRANNRSYYGNELTNLVVRANPNGTVVRLQDVANVRDRFSETPNASYFNGNVAVNVEITNTNNEDLISTADQVNAYVDEFNQKHSGVKIDVVSDSSIRLNDRTDLLLENGAVGIILVLIFLSLFLNTRLAFWVAFGLPISFLGMFIFAAQFDVTINVLSLFGMIIVIGILVDDGIVISENIYQHYEKGKSPVRAAIDGTMEVLPPIISAILTTVLAFSTFLFLDGRIGDFFSEVSVIVILTLVVSLVEALIILPAHIAHSKALKRESEEEKGQKKGFAKVFQKLRVINEYGDRFMRYLRDTLYSPVLRFTLNNRFVTFAVLLGLMIITIGSFQGGIIRGAFFPSIASDRVSIDLLMPEGTNPKITDSIITAVEAAAWRVNERFTEKQTGQAQVVENIIKRVGPGNNKASLKVNLLPGEKRDFGSPEITNAIRDEVGQVYGVERLTFGSGGNFGGSPVSISLLGNNTEELKGAKDELKTILENNPLLADVSDTDPEGIKEINIELNETAYALGLNLRDVMGQVRSGFFGLQAQRFQRGQDEIRVWVRYDRSNRESINDLDDMRIITPGGQRVPFAEIATYSIRRGDESISHLNGLREIQVNADMDDPKGSPTEILADLQSNVMPDLLSKYPTVSVQYEGQNREANKLTNSAKTAVPIILFLIYVVIAFTFRSYSQPLLLMFMIPFSFIAVAWGHWIHDFPINILSALGIIALIGIMVNDGLVLIGKFNSYLREGMKFDEALYEAGRSRFRAIFLTSLTTIAGIAPLLMEKSRQAQFLKPMAISIAYGIGIATLLTLIILPLLLSLTNSTKTGAKWLYSGNKVPKEAVERAIKEQKQEEHAA
- a CDS encoding TolC family protein; amino-acid sequence: MRLKLKVLLLALFIFGSIPAQEILTKQDAIEETLQNNFGIEIANNDLEIADNNKSILNSGYLPSLTGLAGANYNLEDQEVTFNDGSTSIVNGAETTQYNASLNLNYTLFDGLGRWYDYKSLKESYNLGELQARQTIETTILQLFSVYYEVARITENIEVLKQTFENTKTRLKRAGYAFDYGQVNKLEVLNAEVDIVTDSINLLNARQQLRNTKRDLTVVLNSDLERNFAVDTIVAFIGELQIETFIQKADTNNVRLLQARKNITISDYNYKASKSVYLPSVGLNGSYGWNKGEFPVTSFASSRTTTGFAAGLSLTWDLFDGGSGITNVKNLRIQKDTQQLLLKQIENEVKRDVANSNDAYQNRLEVFRLQEQNVVTASNNYERSQERYKLGQITSVELRQAQINLLNAKTNKNLAKYEAKLAELELLQLTGQLLNVDF